The following coding sequences lie in one Primulina huaijiensis isolate GDHJ02 chromosome 2, ASM1229523v2, whole genome shotgun sequence genomic window:
- the LOC140957460 gene encoding serine carboxypeptidase-like 18 has translation MGEPLNNQSTVVEEIRYIGVGEDEQVQLFYYFVESEGDPDKDPLVLWLTGGPGCSGFSGLVYEIGPLRFDISSLDGSFPRLILNPYSWTKVANIIFIDSPVGTGFSYATTPEGFTSSDTKATMDNYTFLKKWLSFHPRFIKNRLYIGGDSYGGKTVTLLAFEIAMGNGGGLEQRMNLKGYFIGNPKADEALDINEKFPYAHRMALISDEYFELAKSSCNGNYSDQDTSSAECRYALHLCGECTKNVNHAYILDPNCNLLSPKRDYIVEDDDPDDFLFMLKQEEQWCRNNNYSDSAVWANDRTVQEALYIRNGTIREWIRCNESLSGYENNVASVIQYHQMLNQKGFQSLVYSGDHDMIVPYISTIKWIRSLNLTVEDNWRPWTVDGQVAGYTEKYKNGEAYITFATVKARKISSMRDLYRDEVKK, from the exons ATGGGAGAGCCACTTAATAACCAGTCCACAGTGGTTGAAGAGATCAGATATATTGGAGTTGGAGAAGACGAACAAGTGCAGCTATTCTATTACTTTGTAGAGTCCGAAGGAGATCCTGATAAGGATCCGCTTGTGCTTTGGTTGACGGGCGGACCCGGTTGCTCTGGTTTCTCCGGTCTGGTTTATGAAATAG GTCCACTCCGGTTTGATATTTCAAGTCTTGATGGAAGTTTCCCTCGCCTAATTCTGAACCCATATTCATGGACAAAG GTTgccaatattatatttatagacTCACCTGTTGGGACTGGATTCTCGTATGCAACCACCCCAGAAGGTTTCACTTCTTCCGACACCAAAGCGACCATGGATAACTACACATTCTTGAAGAAG TGGTTATCGTTCCATCCAAGATTCATCAAGAATCGACTGTACATTGGAGGTGATTCCTACGGAGGCAAAACTGTAACCTTGCTTGCTTTTGAAATTGCAATGG GAAATGGTGGAGGGCTGGAGCAACGAATGAACCTCAAA GGATATTTCATTGGAAATCCTAAAGCAGATGAAGCCTTGGATATTAATGAAAAGTTCCCTTATGCTCATCGGATGGCACTCATATCAGATGAATATTTTGAG TTAGCAAAGAGCAGCTGTAATGGGAACTACAGCGATCAAGATACAAGTAGTGCAGAATGCCGTTATGCTCTTCATCTATGTGGTGAG TGCACAAAGAACGTCAACCATGCCTACATTTTGGATCCAAACTGTAATCTGCTTTCACCGAAACGCGATTATATTGTAGAAGATGATGATCCCGACGATTTCCTCTTCATGTTAAAACAAGAGGAGCAATGGTGCCGT AATAACAATTACTCGGATTCTGCTGTCTGGGCAAATGATCGAACTGTGCAAGAGGCTCTTTACATCAGAAAT GGAACCATACGAGAATGGATAAGATGTAACGAGAGCTTATCCGGTTACGAGAATAATGTCGCTAGCGTTATCCAGTATCATCAAATGCTAAATCAGAAAGGCTTTCAAAGTTTGGTGTACAG TGGGGATCATGATATGATTGTTCCGTACATCAGTACAATAAAATGGATACGCTCTCTCAATCTCACCGTTGAAGATAACTGGAGGCCTTGGACCGTCGATGGCCAAGTCGCAGG ATACACGGAGAAATATAAAAACGGAGAAGCCTACATCACCTTCGCAACTGTGAAGGCAAGAAAAATCAGCTCTATGCGTGATCTTTATAGGGATGAAGTGAAGAAGTGA